TCGCATGTAACTCGATTTCTCTAGTATCGAGTAATTCTACTTTAACCTGATGTTCAGGATATCGAGTTACTTCTAATCGAGTTACTTCCAAACCACCACACACAACATGGATTCCTCTGAGATACACTACGCAGAGCATGGACTCCTTTTAGTGCCAGTacacataactcgatttcataATAATCGGGTTATGTGTATGACCAGGCCACTATTTAGTGCTCAAACGTACGAAGCAGCAAGTGTTCAACTTCTTCTCAGCGAAAGTTTGGAGAACCAGAACAATGGCTTCTCAATGGCGGAGAGACAACGACGATGGTCCTACTGATCGGTCCCCACACTTTTTCAAGATTATTCTGCCGAATGCTGTTCAGGAAGGAANNNNNNNNNNNNNNNNNNNNNNNNNNNNNNNNNNNNNNNNNNNNNNNNNNNNNNNNNNNNNNNNNNNNNNNNNNNNNNNNNNNNNNNNNNNNNNNNNNNNNNNNNNNNNNNNNNNNNNNNNNNNNNNNNNNNNNNNNNNNNNNNNNNNNNNNNNNNNNNNNNNNNNNNNNNNNNNNNNNNNNNNNNNNNNNNNNNNNNNNNNNNNNNNNNNNNNNNNNNNNNNNNNNNNNNNNNNNNNNNNNNNNNNNNNNNNNNNNNNNNNNNNNNNNNNNNNNNNNNNNNNNNNNNNNNNNNNNNNNNNNNNNNNNNNNNNNNNNNNNNNNNNNNNNNNNNNNNNNNNNNNNNNNNNNNNNNNNNNNNNNNNNNNNNNNNNNNNNNNNNNNNNNNNNNNNNNNNNNNNNNNNNNNNNNNNNNNNNNNNNNNNNNNNNNNNNNNNNNNNNNNNNNNNNNNNNNNNNNNNNNNNNNNNNNNNNNNNNNNNNNNNNNNNNNNNNNNNNNNNNNNNNNNNNNNNNNNNNNNNNNNNNNNNNNNNNNNNNNNNNNNNNNNNNNNNNNNNNNNNNNNNNNNNNNNNNNNNNNNNNNNNNNNNNNNNNNNNNNNNNNNNNNNNNNNNNNNNNNNNNNNNNNNNNNNNNNNNNNNNNNNNNNNNNNNNNNNNNNNNNNNNNNNNNNNNNNNNNNNNNNNNNNNNNNNNNNNNNNNNNNNNNNNNNNNNNNNNNNNNNNNNNNNNNNNNNNNNNNNNNNNNNNNNNNNNNNNNNNNNNNNNNNNNNNNNNNNNNNNNNNNNNNNNNNNNNNNNNNNNNNNNNNNNNNNNNNNNNNNNNNNNNNNNNNNNNNNNNNNNNNNNNNNNNNNNNNNNNNNNNNNNNNNNNNNNNNNNNNNNNNNNNNNNNNNNNNNNNNNNNNNNNNNNNNNNNNNNNNNNNNNNNNNNNNNNNNNNNNNNNNNNNNNNNNNNNNNNNNNNNNNNNNNNNNNNNNNNNNNNNNNNNNNNNNNNNNNNNNNNCTCAGACGATCCTCTTAGGTGAAATTGTGGCTCACGAGGCTTCATCGGATTATGGTGTGtgatttttggttatttatttatttatttgagattatGAAGTAaacagtttttatattttgcttacCCTTTCTATTTTCTGAAAACACTTTTCTAggaaataccatttttttttgctttgctttcagTCTATCATTCTTGCTTGTGGTATGTGTTTGATTAATTTGGATCTAAAATTAGTTCAataagatgatttttcttctaaaatacaataacaaaaccaatatatgtttttttaacgATGTGTTCACTTTTAGTGttttcattttgtgattttggttgttttgtgggttttgtgttttgatttcgatgggtgtgatttgatttgtgatttggtggGATTCTGGGTTTCTGTTGCGATTTGATTTTGGCTGGGTTTTGGTCGTGGTAGTGGtcgtgatttgattttggctggGTTTCAGCAGTGGTGCGTGGTTGGAGGTGATGATCTTGAAAGCTCCAGCCATGAAGGTTTAGAAGGAGAGTTTGGTGGTCAGCCATGGAGCACGATGTGACGTAGGTTGAGGCAAAGAGAGGATGAGAGGGAAACAGGGGCGACCCTAGACATTTTGAGGCCTAaggcaaaaactaaaaatatggcattttttatacttatatattaattaaattaatatttatttaatatttttatattatatttttcatcattattttcattttcttctaaattattttgaaattcattatcaagatttgttgtattgcaaaattgaacatcattttcttctaaattattttggtgcatttcttgctcatttgtgatattttcatctaaattttgtgttatattttgtttattgctaataacaaatttatccatttatcctttttgagactcaattaatttttctttttttcttttctttttttaagttttttatatccagatgcatattttctagtagacatttctaatcaaataatatatttataaagactaaaataaaaaataactttcaaatgtagagcaaatgaaaaatataatatgatttatataaaaagttttgTTGTAGTTTCACTGaataataacaagtttttaACAATCTCAACctgcataaattaaaaaaaaaaaaatttaagtacaagcataacaaaaatttaagtacaGCCATAACATTGACACGAGACTTATTAATAAGACccatccacccaaaaaaaaaaaaaaaacttgaagccCCAAACTTAACGCCTAGTCCAGGCAGCCATAATGATAAACTGATCAGTGataaacaaagttacaaaaccaGCCGAATAAACAAAGTTATCTTAagttcttaacaaataaaagcccaaatatttataattttatacctgATTCCTGAACCTCAGAACCTGATACggtgagacttgagagaggcggagagcagagaaTCAGAGAGAGGCTGAGATGAGAACAGACTGAACAGTGGAGactggagactagagagaggcggagagcagagagactagagagaaaggtaaaatttttagggttttgagtggatttatttgttttgatttgtggttaatctcttagactggatttgtagtttatctgatcaatgattttgtttagaaccaatgtttaataggatttaccaaaatttttgtttttttggttaaaaggatgtgccagattttttttgtaattcatttgaaactaaattttcTACTACCcgtttcttttctaaaattttggggcttgggggccttaggcaattgcctaactcGCCTAAGGGAAGAGCCGGCCCTGGTTACATTTTGACTCCCTAAGGTTTGATTtaaaatgaaaagtgaaaaccatTATGGGTACTTTGGATGGAACCCtaacaatttcattttattccAAACCTTTAAGGGGTTAAAATGTAGCAATTAAAAGTTTATGTACTATATGGtcataatttcaaataatgAGGAGGTACATTgtaattttcctcttttttttttttcttttttttttcaaggggTTGGGATGGGGGTTGGATATCTATTGGAGATCTGCAAGGAGAAGTAATTCTGTTGGTTACAAGATTTTCCTTTTGGTTCAATTTTCAGTATTTGACAAGCCCATACTTGTTTGATTCCTTTGTGAGTGTCTCATAGAAGGCTCCAACGTCCTTGTATCGCTAAACATGATTTTTAGTACTATCACATGTCAATAAAGAAAGTACTCGTATCGTGAGGATCAAAATTTCATTGCAATTGAAGTCttgatctttctttttatttttctattttattttccaGTTGGTCTAAAGTCCAACTATATGACAGAGATTCAGTGACTCATTTCTAGAATATTGTATAAAATTATAACTTATACTACTGAGAGCTTGCATGCTTTGTCAAAGTACCAAAGCTATATGGGGATATGTATGTAATGGATATGAAACTTGTCATTATGATGCTATCTTCTTCATCTTGTTACTATCATTGTTGCAAACTAGCAATGGAAGATTGTTATTTGGAAAATTTGGCAtgttgaactattttgagtgGAAGATGGTATTTTGCTCTATAAGAAGTACGGttgattttgtctttttttaatgtttgtggACTACTTTATGTTGATTGTGTACTTGATTTATACAATATACATGTTATGAATGAGAGTTTTGTTTCATATAATTGTTTGTATCACAAGAAATGTTACTGATTTTCTGCACGTAACAAACACCGTAAAAcattttccaactcattttcAAGGTCACTACCAAgcacaagaaaatgatttagttttctagaaaatgttttttttttttttctcttttggaaaTGAGTCCTTTTCCAAAAAACAATTTCCAACAAAACAAATGGATTCATGTTTGTGTTGCCTACAAAGAATAATAGCCATGAGAGTGTTTCCTAATTCTGCTTCTGTAATTGAATTGTGATGCAGTGAGgtgataataataatgttaGTGTCAAGAATTTTGGGGAGAACACTTTTTGCTGCTGCTAAATCAGAAGCGTATTCTGCGACAGCTGCGGCGACTTCTGTAGCAAGGAACCCTCTGCAAGAGTTCTTTGAGGCTGATAGGAGCATAGATGATGACAAACCTGTTGTCTATGGTTTGGGCCTGATCATGTTCCTTCATTTTGTTTGCTGATTGCATTTAGTAGTCATAATAATTCATTGTTCATGGCTTTATGTTATAAGATACTTAGCTGTTCCTTCTATAATTGGTAATTACACACACCCCATAGCTTGTAGCAAGGTTTGGCAATGGGCCGGGCCAGGCCAAGCTAGCCCAGCCCCTTTTTGCTTGGCCCATGGGTTGGTATCTTAATATAAAAacagtaaaataattttttttctatagatttaaataatgaattaaaaccatggtatttaaaaattattgtactCGTTATAGAACAATTTCAATTCTGAAAATTTTCTGTTTTCTCAATAATGTATATTGATAATTATCCTTTTGGCTTTGGTGCTGTCAGGTCGTAGTTGGAAGGCTCCTGAACTGCGATTGAAGTCTTGGGATGATCTTAATAAGCTGTGGTATGTCTTGTTAAAGGAGAAAAACATGCTGATGACTCAACGCCAGATGCTTCATTCACAGAATCTACGGTTTCCTAACCCAGAGCGCATTCCCAAGGTATAACTCTGTTGCTTTGCCTCTCCCTTGACACAGTATGTAATTCTTGTCATTTCTGGCTCCTCAAATGCTTGGCTAATTGTACAGGGGTTTAGTATAATTTAGATGAGATAGCTTGTAACTATCCAAACCCAGGACATCACTAAAACTCATGTACTGTTAGTATGGCCATTCATGAAAAATTATTGGGATACTCATCCCGTAGATAAATAAGGGACTTTAATGTTATCAACTTATATATACTGAAAATTGATGTTCAAGGTTCAGTATCAATATGAcctatattcctttttttttccccttggtTTCCATGTAAGTGCTTCATTTTGTTGATTATATGAATCCTTTTTAGTgaacaaaatatgaattttaaaaaatcactaCTGTTTCTTTGAATTCAATTTCTGTGCAGACTGACATTTTTGCTTATgtaatgatttattatttttcattttttcaacaTAGAAATTGAATgcaattatctttattaaacacagaagaaaaactcaaattcactAAGTAAATGCATTAGATACAATGTTTGACTATGAAAGGTGCCTGCAGAGTGAAGCGAGACATTGCTCTTGAGATATTAAACTCCTCTTCTTTAAATATATGTGACAacaataaaaggaaatttttttcttaaaaaacgGTTTAGAGGAATCTCTTTCAACCCATTACGTGATGGTTTATAAGACCATCCACATGtattaaatcatttaaacaGTCACATGACTATTTAAATAAGTAGTGTGACTGAAAGTACATGTAGATAATCTTTTGCGTGTGTTGCCACATAGCGAGTTGAAGGAAATTTTCTCTTGGAGGAAAACTTTGTTCATAACAAAATGGAATTGAGAAGAGATTGTGCTTTTCAATGATGAAGAGACACATATTTCCTTGAGATGTTTTACTTCTTCCTCAACATAGCTGATGGCAGTAGCTAACATAGCCTACAACCTTGGTTTTATGCTTTGATAGTCAGCCTAAAAAGGTTCAAAATCTCGGCGTTACATTTGGCCGTGCAATTCTAGTGCAGGAATGGTCCAAAAGAAACCAACATTTATTTAAGGTCCGTTTGGGATctgtttattttactgaaactaaattttttttgctagaaGTACtacaaataaaagtaaaagttagctgaaatagtacaataagacctatgaatagtatcaaaaagtgcagtgggatccatgaatagtagaaaaaataagctaaatgataaaataagttggcaaaaataatccaTGCCAAATAAGTGATCCAATTCCATTTCCAAGGGATCTAAGAAGGTAAGTGCCTATGTATGTCATTACCCATTTAACCTTCTGGAACACCGTTAGGGATGCGGTGAACCCCATTCTAGTCCCTTCTAGTGCCAAGCTTCTATATCTCATCACTTGCCTTGAATTGCCTTTCCTCATACATTAGTTTGTGGTATTTGATTGGCCATTTGCTTGGGGAATTGAGATTCAAATTCTTGAAATACCAGTTTGACCGcgttgtgtttgatttgtttgaaTTTAACCATGttagctttgatttttttgaataaattatttattttcaaggtTGGACtgtaatccaatggtaaatGAAAGTACTGCAATCATTTTTCAGGCAGTTTCTGCTCCCAAAGAtaacctcaattttttttaattaaacttcATGAACTCTTTACAACTAATCAGTAAAAGGTTTCCCCTTAGTTTAAAGTGTTGCTGAGAGCATGCTTAAAGCTCAAAGGCCCAAGGTTTAAATGCTTTGCTCATTTAATGAAGCTTGCCTTAGGCACGCTTTTCTGGCGCTTTGAAGCACGAAGCATGCCTCAGCctgcttcttcttttctttttaatttttttttttaagatatgaaTCATTAAAATTATTGGTAACATTCATGAGTCAGAtggttcatatatttttttttaaagatatgaACCATCTGACTCATGAATGTTATCAATAATTTGAACAAAGACCACACTACTTGAAGTACTTTACATTCTTTTAATGTGGAGGGATGAACTCTTTGTGGACTGGCTTTTTAAAGATTCTCTTCTTTCTTGGTCATGGTAGTTTTAGTCTCCAAGTCAGAATGTGACTGCCAAAGTCTTAAAGTGCAGCAAAGTGCAACTGATTACATGATCTCGTTCTATCTCAATTCTCAACCATTGACTGGTATAACTGCGATGAGTTACGTGAAATAGGTTTGGCAATGTAGGCATATCCACATCATTTTAGTTATatccatttcattttttttatttgccatttggattgCTCTGCCAAAAAAAGGCATGtgaaattaatcaaattttctttagGAGGAAAACCTGATGaatgtttaaaaaagaaaagtaaatagTTTCATTACATTAAACCTAATCATTACTTGAAATTGCTGCAACAAATCCTCGGATTTCATAATTGGTTTAGTACGTTGAGTCATACCTAGAAACTAGTTATATACATTTGATATAAAAACCTTTCCGGGTCAATTGGCcatatttctcaatttttctttgcttttagCTGCTAGTTTATTCTGAAATTCAACTTGCATTTCACATTAAGTACTGTCTGTAACTAGAATTACCACATTGGATATGTCTGTTTCAATTGGTTGGCAAGATGACCATTTAGGCCTTAAATTTGTTCCATATGTTTTTACTTTTCCACCATATTTCTGGAACCAAAATTACTAATTGGCATTTTggtgatttttggttttgaatgaaaattaagGTGAGGAAGTCAATGTGCCGTATCAAGCAAGTACTCACTGAGAGAGCAATCGAAGAACCAGACCCCAGGAGGTCAGCTGAGATGAAGAGGATGACAAATGCTCTGTGATACTTCCAACTTGTGTATGTTCTCAAAACACTGTATTGGGTATGTTTGTGGACTGCAATATggccttttttttccctttttttttcttagtgcAATTTTGACTTTTCTAGCAATTCACCTACATTGTTATGGAGTAGATGGACAAATTGCACCAATTTATGAATTGACAGAGCGTCTGTCTCCTTTTTTTGAGATTAGTTTCACTATAATGAACTAGTGATGTTACTAGTGATGTTATTGAACACATAATTAACACTGCTCGTACCTTGTGGATATGTAGAATTATGAGCCTGAGTCATGTTTGAGTCTTGTATTCtgtcacattttctttttgtgaattTCCTTATCTTGTAGTATCACGAGTTTTGGCACCAGTGTCTTGATACTTTTAAAGATTCTTATTTTATACTCTTTTTGATAGATAGATTTTGCACCACATGGTCTGTTTCTATTGATGGAGAATTTGCACCACATGGTCTGTTTCTATTGATGGAGAATTCAAGGCACACGTATACATAGGACAAGGGGCAAAAGTTTTGACGACCCATTCCAGTTAAGATAGCTCGAGTCTCCACTCTAATTGGGCTAATTTCACGCAAGTATACCACTCCTAGAAACCATATAAAATTCCAAGATTTTCATCCATCACTCAAGTTTATTAGTGAGTTTGAGGGAGGTTATTAATGTATGAGCTCAATGGACCCTAAACCCATTGTACTACACTTTGTATAATGTTAATCACATCACATCGAGATACATACTTTATTCTCAACTAGCCTAGTTCCCATACGATGTGAGGTGCATTTTGTTAGTTTCcttcaatatttcaataatctTACTtctaaaaattgtaatatttagtgctctaatttataaacaaatcagAAAAACAATAAGAGTGATATAAGAATTTGATCATACTATATgtgtttacaaatttaaaattgcATGATATTGTAACTGACATAGATAAGCCAGATTCATGtctactaaaaaaaatgcaaatatcattttcataaataaagatacaaatatccttcaataattgtttttaaaagctAATGTGGACCACACCAAATCAATActtagtaaaaaatttaattgtttgtCTTTAGCATACTCTTCTTTTAAATATGGCAAGAGGAAAGCCACGggcttaaaatatatatatgagagagatttttttttaagtggttCAACAAGAAggagaaaatactaaaatagaagataatttcataatttattataataaataagaGAGTCAACACTAAAACATGCTATATTAATTAAGTAAGATAGTGCTTTTTGAaccgtttctctctctctctctctctctctctctctctctctctctctctctctatatatatatatatatatataaacttatttttatattcttgattgtgtattattattattattattatttccttttGTTGGACCTTGTTTCCACTATTGCAAAAGTAACTAAATTTGTACAAGAATATCATAtttctaatcaattttttctcatataaattttagaaaattgacatcaaaatttcattatttttaaataattattgaaccacttaaaataattaatataaaaaattatttatttatcatattagtaaaatttttaattttatataataaatactacaatgttggtgttatatatatatatatatatataaataatattagggGTGTCAAAATTTGACATGACCTGCAAACACAACACTAGTTTTTGTGAGTTAAGGTTAGGTCTTAGCGGACTAAAGTCATAAATGAGTTGACCCAAAAGTAACACAATAAAAATGTGTTATAAGCGGGTCAACATATGTGACCCGCAATCATAGTTATTAAACCCAGGCCAGAGGTTGACTCGGTCTATGAGATGGATCACTGGTTCAACCGTGGGTCAACAGTCGAACCACATgatcaaataaaaagattttaaaagttatttatatatatatatatatataagtttgaaaaatcataATACGAATATgtaaattaaccaaaaaaaaaagggcatatGCCTAAATTAAACTTgctaatataattcaaaatcaagCTTTCACAAGTAATAGcatcaaaaattttataaaattcacaagcaaaataaatgaatgtCATAAGATTGCAACAaagtttttgctaaataaaattttattacaagtCTTTAAATcttatattaacaaaaaaagacaGATCTCAAATTACGtaaataaaagaatagaaaaataaatgttaaagaCTTAAACTTAAAGTAgttaacaaataaaacacaaaaaaaccaaaaaacaaaacaaaacgtaaacaaaagaagataaaaCAAGGTTTAAACAATAAACCATACTAGCCTCATTGCACACATTTTCCATTCATCTTAATTTGAAATGTTTCTCTTTTCTATCTAGTTAAACCACACGcatagtgatttttattttggacataaaaaatacattcattaaaatgaaaaaaaaaaaaaaaaaaaagtactaacaATTGTGAAGAGAAAACAATTCAAACActataacataaataaataaataaggaaaaaggGAGTAGGGGTGTCAATGCTCGACCCAACccacaaacacaacacaaacccaacacgggttttttcgggttagggttgggccttaatgggtttaGGTCATAAACAGGTTAATccgaaagcgacacgataagaaacgtgtcattAGTGGGTCAACCCAcataacccgcaatagacacgtttgacacgccaatttatttgtgtcaacgcAAAGTGACCCatttaacacaacccgtttaactcatataacaaataaatatttattttattttagatttgtcaaatacatttttatatccaacatatattttaaatttaaaaagaaaaatgagtaattacaaaaatttataagggatataattggaaattgaaattttacagaccctagaactactaatacttttttttttggtggggggggggggggggagcatagaacttgcacaaatgaaattggatgagcttgtggaagatgttataAATTTgaacatcaacaaagaatctatgaaTGGTAATAGTGGTCATAGTCAAGATTAGTCTactgtttgctcaaattcttttaatattgatacttagcatttggcgagtttcaaggatattatatttttgttgaactatattattttatttttgttaaaatttgttattttgaatttaggttaaagtgtatgcacttcttttggagtgtaaagaacttatttctagatgaatgttatatttttgttgaactatattattttgaatatgggttgaaaacttgaagtgtatgcactgctttttgggatgtaaaaaaaaaatcatttctagatggatgttatatttaatattatgcaagTTGAAATGGATTGTGTTACATTCACGTCAACCTAACACGACTTGTTTATTAAgcatgtcaaatgggttgggttaggtcaacccgccttatttATAGGTCGAGTTAGGGTTGAaagatcatgacacgattattaaataggtcgggttagggttgagccatgtagttgaatacccctacctcgacaAGACACAAACCTGGCATGCTAACTCAAATTGACACCCCTAAAAAGGAGTACattaaaaatcactttttttttttaataattctaaaataaagaagaagtgatttgaaaaaaaaaaaaacaaaacaaaaaccaaaaaaaaaaaaaacaaaaacatgagattagaatttagaagaaaagaaaagaaacgaataaaataaaataaaatttaaaaaatttaaaaaataaataaaaataaataaaagaagaagagtagaGAGAAACGTTTGAGTCTTgataaaggagaaaaaaaagaagaaaaaaaaaagtgaaaactttGGGCTTAGCAGTCAAAttttatagccaaaaaaaaaaaaaattgtctttatttttatatataatttttattttgagaatttaatttataagtggataaaacaatttgaaaattaacagaAGAGTGaccttattttttaagcaatatTTTAGTAGGAGTTAGAGTTGTATTCTTACTGAATTGtcatttagttttgtctctatttaaaCATAGGAGTGTAGGggcattttttaatataaaaaaaatcgaATCCCAAATCGAAGAAGCcctttaaatagtagtatatgATAACATATACTGGTATACTTATATTTATGTGCTAACTAGCCACGTGAAACTAAAAAGTGATATGTTCATAGTAGAAAATTGATGCACATTTGCAAGTTTGGGGAATTGAAATAGTAAAAAGTGATGGGTAGAATAGTGTGAGCCAACAGAGAAGTGAGAAAAcgatgcattttttttatatttctttaagttttctcttatttaaatTACCATATTATCACACATTAAACAATAAAGAAGTCAATGGGATGGACTTATTAATGTAATTTTGCACAATTTACAAACCCAGCTAGGTCACACAGTTTGCTTAAAACCCACCGAGTTTTATCGGTTTTGACTAGGTTTTGTGCACATTCAATCTAATTGATCACTCAGACTTGTCTATGTGCTAGGTCACCGAGTTATTAGTCTAACTGGCCAAGCCGAGCTGGGTTTAATAACATTGCCCGCAGTAGACACATTTGATatgtcaatttatttgtgtcaactcGAAATGACACATTTACCACAACCcatttaactcgtataacaaataaatatttattttatttaaaatttttcaaataccttttatatccaacgtatattttaaacttaaaaagaaaagtgagtaattacaaaactTATAAGTGAAATAAttgtaaattgaaattttacaaaccctagatctctaaaccctacaaaccctattgtgttattttgaatttgggttgaattatatgcacttcttttggagtgtaaagaatGTATTTCTATACggatgttatatttttgttgaactatattattttgaatgtgagttgaagacttgaagtgtatgcattatttttgggatgtaaataaatgttttctatatagatattatatttaatatttagtgggttgaaatgggttgtgtcaCATTTGTGTTAACCTAATATGACCCGTTTATTAAGTATGTCAAGTGGGTTGGGTCATGTCAATCCACCTTATTAACATGTCAGGTTAGGGTTGAAGGGTCATGACacaattattaaatgggtcgggttcaGGTTGAGctatttagtgtgtgtttgtattcaGCTTCTGCGTTTGGAGCTGcgttttgttccttttttttttttttttggttttcacgcacaaatttcattttttatcaattttttctttaaaaatgggtcccacagcactattcacacatttaaaaattattttgctacagtgttttcagttttcagttttcagtttcagcaaaataagttctatccaaacacacccttagtcAAATACTCTTATCTCAACACAACATGAATACGACACGCTAACTCGAATTGACATTCATTATATCACTAAAAGAAGTTAAGAAATCTAAATGGTTAATTAGGACtaattttagtgaattcacaaatatttaatttttttatgaccTTTGTGTCAATTGTTGCCAAAACGACTAAACATTttaaatctattattattattattattattattattataaataaaaatactttctCATATAAGGAAGAATGTcatattttaaatcaatttataattacaaataaaaatatttcttatatatataatcatttaaattctctaatataaataattgaTGTATAAAGAAAATCTCAAAGAATGT
This genomic stretch from Quercus lobata isolate SW786 chromosome 3, ValleyOak3.0 Primary Assembly, whole genome shotgun sequence harbors:
- the LOC115979173 gene encoding 39S ribosomal protein L47, mitochondrial-like, whose amino-acid sequence is MLVSRILGRTLFAAAKSEAYSATAAATSVARNPLQEFFEADRSIDDDKPVVYGRSWKAPELRLKSWDDLNKLWYVLLKEKNMLMTQRQMLHSQNLRFPNPERIPKVRKSMCRIKQVLTERAIEEPDPRRSAEMKRMTNAL